The following are encoded together in the Oryzias melastigma strain HK-1 linkage group LG17, ASM292280v2, whole genome shotgun sequence genome:
- the LOC112147454 gene encoding leucine rich adaptor protein 1 isoform X2 gives MEICPSGQRKRPNLLPRPNRQNNQLKTRRWLRSTDVKILKQLVAVHEGIEAMRWLMEERGTSTSRCSSLTGSLSSLATVEEHGLSMSPCRDSFRDSATFPEDLFKTWSEKPAHTKSVDPDHSELTTKDIRPPSPPTPRSTVIHSASGRPDQSSATAAGQPKKTKGNAETIRRALQRSIRTRKELKADLFGPSQQLEAKINPIAETFTAAQNDTKDHEETPAVVENVLPGYDAQWCWVESQDDVTFL, from the exons GAGATCTGTCCATCCGGCCAAAGGAAGCGACCCAACCTTCTGCCACGACCTAACAGACAAAATAACCAACTTAAGACAAGA AGGTGGCTCCGCTCCACCGATGTGAAGATCCTGAAGCAGTTGGTGGCGGTCCACGAAGGCATCGAGGCCATGCGCTGGCTCATGGAGGAGAGGGGCACCTCGACCAGTCGCTGCAGCAGCCTCACAGGAAGCCTGAGCAGCCTGGCAACCGTGGAGGAGCATGGGCTCTCCATGTCTCCCTGCAGGGATTCTTTCAG AGACAGTGCGACATTCCCTGAGGATTTGTTTAAAACCTGGAGTGAAAAACCAGCGCACACCAAGAGTGTCGATCCAGACCACTCGGAGCTCACCACAAAGGACATAAGACCTCCAAGTCCACCCACCCCTAGGTCTACAGTCATTCATTCAGCATCTGGACGTCCCGATCAGTCATCAGCCACAGCTGCTGGGCAGCCTAAAAAGACTAAAGGGAATGCAGAGACCATCAGAAGAGCTCTGCAGAGGTCGATCAGAACACGAAAAGAACTAAAAGCAGATTTATTTGGTCCAAGTCAACAATTAGAagctaaaataaatccaatagCAGAAACATTCACAGCAGCTCAGAACGACACCAAAGACCACGAGGAGACCCCAGCTGTTGTTGAAAATGTGCTACCAGGCTATGACGCTCAGTGGTGTTGGGTGGAGTCTCAGGATGATGtcacatttttatga
- the pgap6 gene encoding post-GPI attachment to proteins factor 6 isoform X1 produces the protein MDVFLRGLLLFAAAAWTSGLDGQLTFVAELSSKPAQKLSKYGWYGNVRLQRFHIPEETAVARWTFTVTRANSFYCGQHNVTVYIRWGAPPVINPTGSVFPNGTLWNPSLSLILPVTSQNSTTFNLSDPAPGDWFVAAHLPEDDGRIEQKGFPSCTYFFQPQLSVRRAVDTPVLQQDAFLTQTASFEQPARLKLFVPEFASSLSVSVRGCSSGEAAESGTCSLLLRLGSDFLLRHPVTVNCSGMSCSASLLNPPWDTWLRVVVESSQVNRSVTFGITWSYTEGCKPKSVGLEGGDDFKKPQNNNSSQTNSTEVSNHFSSANKSSGLPSSLMMSACVWSVPVLYEEVDVLSLRFTATNGPNVSVTDAHPTLLTYPLQTQATGGTLNLRLTLNTTDVVLDNSSSVVACFSPFAPVLQLNHSQPCRTALFGGYGVAVNSSVPKAVLRLPFPQSALWYLTLQLHCNSSSCGNTSVVSVLPELSVSACVEDCGSYGECRLLRSYSYLYAACVCKAGWKGWGCTDYSSALSYGRQLVSTLLLTLSNLSFLPAIVVAIRRFYITEASVYCFTMFFSTFYHACDQPGVAVWCIMDYDALQYCDFLGSVCSIWVTILCMARIRDIAKYTLFMLGALLIAMSMQLDRKGLWNMLGPILCAILLMASTWVYRGVRRRRCYPPSWKRWVLYLIPGLCCALVGVCLYIFAETEDNYYYTHSLWHILVASCVVFLLPPKEKHREALGWSRGFSWSWSWRPRICGYTLCESSKEELYTVT, from the exons ATGGACGTTTTTCTGCGTGGACTCCTTCTCTTTGCTGCGGCGGCGTGGACGTCGGGATTGG ATGGCCAGCTGACCTTTGTGGCAGAGCTCTCATCCAAACCGGCTCAGAAGCTCTCCAAGTACGGTTGGTATGGCAACGTTAGGCTGCAGCGGTTTCATATCCCTGAGGAAACGGCCGTGGCACGCTGGACATTCACAGTGACCAGAGCGAACAGCTTCTACTGTGGCCAGCACAACGTCACTGT CTATATTCGATGGGGTGCCCCTCCAGTTATAAATCCCACAGGATCCGTGTTTCCAAACGGGACTCTGTGGAACCCCAGCTTGTCTCTGATTCTGCCGGTCACCTCGCAGAACTCCACGACGTTTAACCTGTCAGACCCCGCTCCTGGGGACTGGTTCGTCGCTGCTCACTTACCTGAGGATGACGGACGTATCGAGCAGAAG gGTTTCCCGTCCTGCACGTACTTCTTCCAGCCTCAGCTGTCAGTCCGGAGGGCGGTGGACACACCCGTTTTACAACAGGATGCATTCCTCACACAGACTGCATCCTTTGAGCAACCTGCACGCCTTAA gtTGTTTGTTCCGGAGTTTGCCTCGTCCCTCTCGGTATCTGTGCGCGGCTGCTCGTCGGGAGAGGCTGCAGAGAGTGGAACCTGCTCGCTGCTCCTCAGGCTCGGCTCTGACTTCCTGCTGCGGCATCCGGTGACCGTGAACTGCTCGGGGATGAGCTGCTCTGCATCTCTGCTGAACCCACCGTGGGACACCTGGTTGCGAGTCGTGGTGGAGAGCAGCCAGGTCAACCGCTCTGTGACCTTTGGGATTACCTGGAGCTACACAG AGGGATGTAAGCCTAAAAGTGTAGGCCTTGAAGGAGGAGATGATTTCAAGAAGCCTCAGAACAACAACAGCAGCCAAACCAACTCCACCGAGGTTTCAAACCATTTCAGCTCGGCCAATAAATCCTCCGGTCTGCCATCGTCTCTGATGATGTCGGCGTGCGTGTGGAGCGTTCCCGTTCTTTACGAGGAAGTGGACGTTCTCTCGCTCCGATTCACAGCCACCAACGGGCCAAACGTCAGCGTCACGGACGCCCATCCCACTCTGCTCACCTACCCGCTGCAGACTCAAGCCACAGGGGGGACTCTCAATTTGAGACTCACTCTGAATACG ACCGATGTAGTCTTGGACAACAGCAGCAGTGTGGTTGCCTGTTTTTCTCCCTTTGCTCCAGTCCTGCAGCTGAACCACTCCCAACCCTGTCGCACAG CTTTATTCGGAGGATACGGTGTGGCTGTGAACAGCAGTGTCCCTAAAGCGGTGCTCAGACTGCCCTTCCCTCAGTCTGCATTGTGGTACCTCACCCTGCAGCTCCACTGCAACAG CAGCTCCTGTGGTAACACGTCGGTGGTGTCGGTGCTCCCAGAGTTGTCTGTCAGCGCCTGTGTGGAGGACTGCGGCTCGTATGGTGAATGCAGACTCCTGAGATCCTACAGCTACCTGTACGCTGCCTGCGTCTGCAAGGCTG gctGGAAGGGTTGGGGATGCACTGACTATTCTTCGGCTCTGTCGTACGGCCGCCAGCTCGTCTCCACTCTGCTGCTCACGCTCAGCAACTTGTCTTTCCTGCCCGCCATCGTCGTGGCCATCAGGCGCTTCTACATCACCGAGGCCTCCGTCTACTGCTTCACCATGTTCTTCTCCACG TTCTATCACGCGTGTGACCAGCCAGGCGTGGCCGTTTGGTGCATTATGGATTACGACGCCCTGCAGTACTGCGACTTTCTCGGGTCGGTCTGTTCCATCTGGGTCACCATCTTGTGCATGGCTCGAATCAGAGACATCGCCAAATAC ACTCTGTTCATGCTGGGAGCTCTGCTGATAGCCATGTCCATGCAGCTGGACCGAAAGGGTTTGTGGAACATGCTGGGCCCCATCCTCTGTGCAATACTGCTGATGGCCTCAACTTGG GTGTACAGAGGCGTCCGCCGCAGACGCTGCTACCCACCTTCATGGAAGCGCTGGGTCCTCTACCTCATCCCCGGACTGTGCTGCGCCCTGGTGGGGGTGTGCTTGTACATTTTTGCAGAGACCGAAGACAACTATTACTACACGCACTCGCTGTGGCACATCCTGGTGGCCAGCTGCGTGGTGTTTCTGCTACCGCCAAAGGAGAAGCACCGAGAGGCGCTGGGGTGGAGCAGAGGCTTCAGCTGGAGTTGGAGCTGGAGACCCCGGATTTGTGGATATACGCTCTGTGAGAGCAGCAAGGAGGAGCTCTACACCGTCACATGA
- the pgap6 gene encoding post-GPI attachment to proteins factor 6 isoform X2, with the protein MDVFLRGLLLFAAAAWTSGLDGQLTFVAELSSKPAQKLSKYGWYGNVRLQRFHIPEETAVARWTFTVTRANSFYCGQHNVTVYIRWGAPPVINPTGSVFPNGTLWNPSLSLILPVTSQNSTTFNLSDPAPGDWFVAAHLPEDDGRIEQKGFPSCTYFFQPQLSVRRAVDTPVLQQDAFLTQTASFEQPARLKLFVPEFASSLSVSVRGCSSGEAAESGTCSLLLRLGSDFLLRHPVTVNCSGMSCSASLLNPPWDTWLRVVVESSQVNRSVTFGITWSYTEGCKPKSVGLEGGDDFKKPQNNNSSQTNSTEVSNHFSSANKSSGLPSSLMMSACVWSVPVLYEEVDVLSLRFTATNGPNVSVTDAHPTLLTYPLQTQATGGTLNLRLTLNTTDVVLDNSSSVVACFSPFAPVLQLNHSQPCRTALFGGYGVAVNSSVPKAVLRLPFPQSALWYLTLQLHCNSSCGNTSVVSVLPELSVSACVEDCGSYGECRLLRSYSYLYAACVCKAGWKGWGCTDYSSALSYGRQLVSTLLLTLSNLSFLPAIVVAIRRFYITEASVYCFTMFFSTFYHACDQPGVAVWCIMDYDALQYCDFLGSVCSIWVTILCMARIRDIAKYTLFMLGALLIAMSMQLDRKGLWNMLGPILCAILLMASTWVYRGVRRRRCYPPSWKRWVLYLIPGLCCALVGVCLYIFAETEDNYYYTHSLWHILVASCVVFLLPPKEKHREALGWSRGFSWSWSWRPRICGYTLCESSKEELYTVT; encoded by the exons ATGGACGTTTTTCTGCGTGGACTCCTTCTCTTTGCTGCGGCGGCGTGGACGTCGGGATTGG ATGGCCAGCTGACCTTTGTGGCAGAGCTCTCATCCAAACCGGCTCAGAAGCTCTCCAAGTACGGTTGGTATGGCAACGTTAGGCTGCAGCGGTTTCATATCCCTGAGGAAACGGCCGTGGCACGCTGGACATTCACAGTGACCAGAGCGAACAGCTTCTACTGTGGCCAGCACAACGTCACTGT CTATATTCGATGGGGTGCCCCTCCAGTTATAAATCCCACAGGATCCGTGTTTCCAAACGGGACTCTGTGGAACCCCAGCTTGTCTCTGATTCTGCCGGTCACCTCGCAGAACTCCACGACGTTTAACCTGTCAGACCCCGCTCCTGGGGACTGGTTCGTCGCTGCTCACTTACCTGAGGATGACGGACGTATCGAGCAGAAG gGTTTCCCGTCCTGCACGTACTTCTTCCAGCCTCAGCTGTCAGTCCGGAGGGCGGTGGACACACCCGTTTTACAACAGGATGCATTCCTCACACAGACTGCATCCTTTGAGCAACCTGCACGCCTTAA gtTGTTTGTTCCGGAGTTTGCCTCGTCCCTCTCGGTATCTGTGCGCGGCTGCTCGTCGGGAGAGGCTGCAGAGAGTGGAACCTGCTCGCTGCTCCTCAGGCTCGGCTCTGACTTCCTGCTGCGGCATCCGGTGACCGTGAACTGCTCGGGGATGAGCTGCTCTGCATCTCTGCTGAACCCACCGTGGGACACCTGGTTGCGAGTCGTGGTGGAGAGCAGCCAGGTCAACCGCTCTGTGACCTTTGGGATTACCTGGAGCTACACAG AGGGATGTAAGCCTAAAAGTGTAGGCCTTGAAGGAGGAGATGATTTCAAGAAGCCTCAGAACAACAACAGCAGCCAAACCAACTCCACCGAGGTTTCAAACCATTTCAGCTCGGCCAATAAATCCTCCGGTCTGCCATCGTCTCTGATGATGTCGGCGTGCGTGTGGAGCGTTCCCGTTCTTTACGAGGAAGTGGACGTTCTCTCGCTCCGATTCACAGCCACCAACGGGCCAAACGTCAGCGTCACGGACGCCCATCCCACTCTGCTCACCTACCCGCTGCAGACTCAAGCCACAGGGGGGACTCTCAATTTGAGACTCACTCTGAATACG ACCGATGTAGTCTTGGACAACAGCAGCAGTGTGGTTGCCTGTTTTTCTCCCTTTGCTCCAGTCCTGCAGCTGAACCACTCCCAACCCTGTCGCACAG CTTTATTCGGAGGATACGGTGTGGCTGTGAACAGCAGTGTCCCTAAAGCGGTGCTCAGACTGCCCTTCCCTCAGTCTGCATTGTGGTACCTCACCCTGCAGCTCCACTGCAACAG CTCCTGTGGTAACACGTCGGTGGTGTCGGTGCTCCCAGAGTTGTCTGTCAGCGCCTGTGTGGAGGACTGCGGCTCGTATGGTGAATGCAGACTCCTGAGATCCTACAGCTACCTGTACGCTGCCTGCGTCTGCAAGGCTG gctGGAAGGGTTGGGGATGCACTGACTATTCTTCGGCTCTGTCGTACGGCCGCCAGCTCGTCTCCACTCTGCTGCTCACGCTCAGCAACTTGTCTTTCCTGCCCGCCATCGTCGTGGCCATCAGGCGCTTCTACATCACCGAGGCCTCCGTCTACTGCTTCACCATGTTCTTCTCCACG TTCTATCACGCGTGTGACCAGCCAGGCGTGGCCGTTTGGTGCATTATGGATTACGACGCCCTGCAGTACTGCGACTTTCTCGGGTCGGTCTGTTCCATCTGGGTCACCATCTTGTGCATGGCTCGAATCAGAGACATCGCCAAATAC ACTCTGTTCATGCTGGGAGCTCTGCTGATAGCCATGTCCATGCAGCTGGACCGAAAGGGTTTGTGGAACATGCTGGGCCCCATCCTCTGTGCAATACTGCTGATGGCCTCAACTTGG GTGTACAGAGGCGTCCGCCGCAGACGCTGCTACCCACCTTCATGGAAGCGCTGGGTCCTCTACCTCATCCCCGGACTGTGCTGCGCCCTGGTGGGGGTGTGCTTGTACATTTTTGCAGAGACCGAAGACAACTATTACTACACGCACTCGCTGTGGCACATCCTGGTGGCCAGCTGCGTGGTGTTTCTGCTACCGCCAAAGGAGAAGCACCGAGAGGCGCTGGGGTGGAGCAGAGGCTTCAGCTGGAGTTGGAGCTGGAGACCCCGGATTTGTGGATATACGCTCTGTGAGAGCAGCAAGGAGGAGCTCTACACCGTCACATGA